The window TATTAAGATAAAAGGAGGCATGAGTCGCTATTCCCATATTCCGATAATGTAAATATCCGTTTCCATCAAACATAATTAAATCCGTATTTGATTCTAACATTTTAAAAGTATTAATTATCAACGGCAATTCCCTAAAGGATAAATAACCAGGAATATAAGGAACATCAATTTTGCCAGTTAATGATTTAATTTCTACTATTTCCTTAGAACAGTAGTTAATTGTTACAATGCAACAAACTGCATAATCTGTACCTTTTTCTCTCCAATATGCTAAATCAATTCCTGAAATTGTTTTTATATCTTCTAGTTTAATTTTATCAAACAATTCAATTTTATCAGCAAAATCGAGTTGAATCTCAGTATAATACGCCTCTAAGCCATTACTCTTTTCTTTTTTGTTCTTCATAATTTTCGTATTTTTCAATCATCTTTTTATCAAATTCAGTTGGCTCTGTTTGCTCTTTAACTAATATCCCCTTATCATCCCATTCAATAAATGACTCACAAAATCCATACTTATAACTACTCTCAGATTTTTTTTTGCCATCTTCATAGTACTGTAAAGACTTTCCATGCCTCGTGCCTTTATGCATATAACTAATGTTTTTTATATTACCATTCTCATAGAAGCAAACATATTGACCATTTGAAATACCACAATTATAATAACAATAGTAATTCAATTTTTGGCTCTTATATAATTCAAATATAACTCCTGTGACAGGTTCTTCTACTCCTTCCTCAGAAATTCTGCACACTTGTTGACCGTACTCACCACCATAGAAAACTATATCTCCATCAAAACAAAGACCTATCTCCATAACTTCTTCTTTTGTTAAAACTTTTTCTTGTT of the Lacrimispora indolis DSM 755 genome contains:
- a CDS encoding endonuclease V; protein product: MKNKKEKSNGLEAYYTEIQLDFADKIELFDKIKLEDIKTISGIDLAYWREKGTDYAVCCIVTINYCSKEIVEIKSLTGKIDVPYIPGYLSFRELPLIINTFKMLESNTDLIMFDGNGYLHYRNMGIATHASFYLNKPTIGVAKSYLKINNVDYLMPEDFDGAYTDIIIKDKVHGRVLRTHKGVKPIFVSCGNWITLDTSTNIVLNLIDKDSRQPLPTRLADIETRKQRKIITGI